A single window of Deltaproteobacteria bacterium DNA harbors:
- the glnD gene encoding [protein-PII] uridylyltransferase: MSLLMKSTAIHKQQTGSAILNLNRQKQELLQDLGRSNGTALLRRHAEILDDYFRDRFASSAIGPRMQIDRNPYAIVALGGYGRREQCLHSDVDVLLLFHRKVPPEAKDLVQEILYPLWDLGLEVGHASRSLKECLSLAAEDLEVLTALIDARFLCGISSLYSDLRQGLRTRLLGRNRDALVRWLARSNLQRHLRYGDSTYLLEPNLKEGVGGLRDYHTMLWLGWAKYDLQQPRDLEYQGHLSHSEYLALGEALSFIWTVRNWLHYITGRRCDQLYFDYQIPLAESMGFEEHRGQRPVERFLGILHGHMECVKQLHLSFLDKAVPPKRKVRLAGIRRRLRGSGIEWLRQSNTLTFAAPENIPSRPQLLLRIFERSSRFQLPLSMEAKRLVQEFLYLIDDNFRSSPQTVHMLRRLLMAPGEQVDVLDDLFTTGLLPTLIPELRPLINRIQYDEYHLYPVDKHSLRTVQTVKRFGSNSDDTEDLLCTQLIDEVEKPELLLWAALFHDVGKGAQGKDHASRGAAMVRTVFSRMGFAREDIETISFLVQYHLLLVRTATQRDLNDEKVIVQCARTVADLEHLRMLYLLTVADCMATGPKAWNDWIAVLLKELFFKLRHIISGGELASPSSVKVVAAKQRQVLQRSKTATRQQVAQLFEQMSPRYLLAVPATEILRHIALYERLGNLPFVLEVQPPLNRRYRTLVFCAKDHPGLFAKISGVLTLNNLNILSAQIYTWRNQIALDIFEVTAPPDSLHEEEAWDRVRDNLFSVLQQELDLDAALRDKMRTCRYALSKTTVRADEIVVDNTSSDFFTIIEVYTHDFPGLLYKITSTISRLELDIWVAKIATKVDQVVDIFYVRDLLGQKVDSPEQVARIKRTIAAVLRDKPA; the protein is encoded by the coding sequence TTGTCACTTCTCATGAAGAGCACAGCCATCCATAAACAGCAGACAGGATCAGCTATCCTGAATCTCAACCGCCAGAAGCAGGAGCTGCTGCAGGATCTCGGCCGCAGCAACGGCACTGCCCTGCTGCGCCGCCATGCAGAGATTCTGGACGACTACTTTCGCGACAGGTTTGCCTCCAGTGCCATAGGCCCTCGCATGCAGATCGACAGGAATCCCTATGCCATTGTCGCCCTTGGAGGTTACGGCCGCCGGGAGCAATGTCTCCATTCGGACGTGGACGTCTTGCTGCTGTTCCACAGGAAGGTGCCTCCGGAAGCAAAGGATCTCGTCCAGGAAATCCTCTATCCCCTCTGGGACCTGGGTCTGGAGGTTGGCCATGCCAGCCGCTCCCTGAAGGAATGTCTCAGCCTGGCAGCAGAGGATCTGGAGGTGCTCACGGCCCTGATCGACGCCCGCTTCCTTTGCGGCATCTCTTCTCTATATTCCGATCTCAGACAAGGTCTGCGAACCAGGCTACTGGGCCGCAACCGCGACGCTCTGGTGCGCTGGCTTGCCCGGAGCAACCTGCAGCGCCACCTCCGCTACGGGGACTCCACCTACTTGCTGGAGCCCAATCTCAAGGAGGGCGTGGGCGGTCTCCGGGACTATCACACCATGCTCTGGCTAGGCTGGGCGAAATATGACCTGCAGCAGCCACGGGACCTGGAATACCAGGGGCACCTTTCCCATTCCGAGTACCTGGCCCTGGGCGAGGCTCTCTCCTTCATCTGGACGGTGCGCAACTGGCTGCACTACATTACTGGCAGAAGATGCGATCAACTCTATTTCGACTATCAGATTCCCCTGGCTGAATCCATGGGATTCGAGGAACACCGGGGACAGAGGCCAGTGGAGCGCTTTCTCGGCATCCTGCACGGCCACATGGAGTGTGTGAAGCAACTGCATCTCAGCTTCTTGGACAAAGCAGTGCCGCCGAAACGCAAGGTGCGTCTGGCAGGAATTAGACGGCGGCTCAGAGGCAGCGGCATCGAGTGGCTGCGGCAGAGCAACACCCTGACCTTTGCAGCGCCCGAGAACATTCCATCCAGGCCTCAGCTTCTGCTGCGAATTTTTGAAAGAAGCTCCAGATTTCAGCTGCCGCTCAGCATGGAGGCAAAACGACTGGTGCAGGAATTCCTCTATTTGATTGACGATAACTTCAGATCCTCACCCCAGACCGTACACATGCTGCGCCGCTTGCTCATGGCACCCGGTGAGCAGGTAGACGTCCTGGACGACCTGTTCACTACCGGCTTGCTGCCCACCCTGATTCCAGAACTGCGGCCGTTGATCAACCGTATTCAGTATGATGAGTATCACCTGTATCCGGTAGACAAGCACTCGCTGCGAACGGTGCAGACCGTCAAACGGTTCGGCAGCAACAGTGATGACACCGAGGATCTCCTCTGCACCCAGCTGATTGACGAAGTAGAAAAGCCAGAGCTTCTCCTCTGGGCAGCCCTCTTCCACGATGTGGGCAAGGGAGCCCAGGGAAAAGATCATGCCAGCCGCGGCGCAGCCATGGTTCGAACCGTGTTCAGCCGCATGGGTTTTGCCAGGGAGGACATCGAAACCATCTCTTTTCTGGTGCAGTACCATCTTCTGCTGGTCAGGACTGCCACGCAGCGCGATCTCAACGATGAGAAGGTCATTGTGCAGTGCGCCCGCACAGTTGCCGATCTTGAACATCTCAGAATGCTCTATCTCCTCACCGTGGCTGACTGCATGGCGACCGGACCAAAAGCCTGGAACGACTGGATAGCTGTGCTGCTGAAAGAACTGTTCTTCAAGCTCCGCCACATCATCTCTGGCGGCGAGCTGGCAAGCCCGAGCTCCGTCAAAGTAGTGGCAGCCAAACAACGGCAGGTGCTGCAGCGCAGCAAAACTGCAACGAGGCAGCAGGTTGCCCAGCTTTTCGAGCAGATGTCTCCCCGGTACCTGCTGGCCGTACCCGCCACTGAGATCCTGCGGCACATCGCTCTTTATGAAAGGCTCGGCAACCTGCCCTTTGTCCTGGAAGTTCAGCCGCCGCTGAACAGAAGATACCGTACTCTGGTCTTCTGCGCCAAAGATCATCCTGGACTGTTCGCCAAGATCTCGGGGGTGCTGACCCTCAACAACCTCAACATATTGAGCGCCCAGATCTACACCTGGCGCAATCAGATCGCTCTGGATATCTTCGAGGTCACAGCGCCGCCGGACAGTCTGCACGAGGAGGAAGCCTGGGACAGAGTCAGGGACAACCTGTTCTCTGTGCTGCAGCAAGAGCTCGACCTCGATGCTGCCCTGCGGGACAAGATGCGCACCTGCAGATACGCCCTCAGCAAAACTACGGTTCGCGCCGATGAAATTGTGGTTGACAATACCTCCTCGGATTTCTTCACCATCATTGAAGTGTACACTCACGACTTCCCTGGTCTGCTCTACAAGATCACCTCCACCATATCCCGCCTGGAACTGGATATCTGGGTTGCCAAGATTGCCACCAAGGTGGACCAGGTTGTGGACATCTTCTACGTGCGTGATCTACTGGGTCAGAAAGTGGACAGCCCGGAACAGGTGGCGCGCATCAAGCGGACCATAGCCGCGGTGTTGCGCGACAAACCCGCCTGA
- a CDS encoding P-II family nitrogen regulator, producing MRKIEAIIKPFKLDEVKEGLTEIGVQGMTVTEVKGFGRQKGHTEVYRGAEYRVDFVPKVKLEVVVAAELAPRVIQVIEQKAKTGQIGDGKIFVSDLNEVIRIRTGEQGKDAI from the coding sequence ATGAGAAAGATTGAAGCGATCATAAAACCGTTCAAGCTGGACGAAGTGAAAGAGGGTCTTACAGAGATCGGCGTGCAGGGAATGACTGTTACAGAAGTCAAAGGCTTCGGTCGGCAGAAGGGTCACACCGAGGTGTACCGGGGAGCCGAATACCGGGTGGATTTCGTGCCCAAGGTCAAACTGGAAGTGGTAGTGGCTGCCGAGCTCGCCCCCCGGGTAATTCAGGTGATCGAGCAGAAAGCCAAGACCGGCCAGATCGGTGACGGCAAGATCTTCGTCAGCGACCTCAACGAGGTGATCAGAATCAGGACGGGAGAGCAGGGCAAGGACGCCATATAG
- the glnA gene encoding type I glutamate--ammonia ligase: MTRPQTPQDVLALMEKEKIEIVDLRFMDFPGLWQHFSVPPREIEVDTFEAGLGFDGSSIRGWQAINESDMLVKPVPETAFIDPFFAAKTLVLICNICDPITGEDYTRDPRNIARKAVKYLKGTGIADTAYFGPEAEFFIFDDIRFDQNEHEGYYHIDSVEGRWNSGRIENPNLGYKPRYKEGYFPVPPTDSLQDIRSEMLLTLENIGIQVEAQHHEVATAGQAEIDMRFGPLVEMADNLLKYKYVIKNTARKYNKTVTFMPKPLFNDNGTGMHVHVSLWKDNQNLFAGDGYAGLSDTALYVIGGLLKHTPSLLAFTSPTTNSYKRLVPGFEAPVNLAYSSRNRSAAVRIPMYSPSAKAKRVEFRCPDPSCNPYLAFSAMLMAAIDGIQNKIHPGEPLDKDIYDLPPEELAKVPQTPGSLREALEALEADHDYLLKGDVFTADVIDTWIAYKMENEVQALDLRPHPWEFAMYYDI, translated from the coding sequence ATGACTAGACCCCAGACACCCCAGGATGTCCTGGCCCTGATGGAAAAAGAAAAGATCGAGATTGTAGATCTGCGTTTCATGGACTTTCCCGGACTGTGGCAGCATTTCTCGGTGCCGCCCAGGGAGATCGAGGTGGACACTTTTGAAGCAGGGCTCGGCTTCGACGGCTCCAGCATCAGGGGCTGGCAGGCCATCAATGAATCTGACATGCTGGTCAAACCCGTGCCCGAGACCGCTTTCATCGACCCGTTCTTTGCTGCCAAAACCCTGGTGCTCATCTGCAACATCTGTGATCCCATCACTGGCGAAGACTACACCCGCGACCCCCGCAATATTGCCCGCAAGGCAGTAAAATACCTGAAGGGCACAGGCATCGCTGACACCGCCTATTTCGGCCCTGAAGCAGAATTTTTCATTTTCGACGACATCCGCTTCGACCAGAATGAGCACGAGGGCTACTATCACATCGACTCCGTGGAAGGCAGGTGGAACTCAGGACGAATCGAAAACCCCAACCTCGGCTACAAGCCCCGCTACAAAGAAGGCTACTTCCCGGTGCCTCCTACTGACAGTCTGCAGGATATCCGCAGTGAAATGCTCCTGACCCTGGAAAACATCGGCATCCAGGTGGAAGCCCAGCACCACGAGGTAGCCACTGCTGGCCAGGCCGAAATAGACATGCGCTTCGGTCCACTGGTGGAGATGGCTGACAACCTGCTGAAGTACAAATACGTGATCAAGAACACTGCCAGAAAGTACAACAAAACCGTCACCTTCATGCCCAAGCCCCTGTTCAACGACAATGGCACCGGCATGCACGTGCACGTTTCTCTGTGGAAAGACAACCAGAATCTCTTTGCCGGCGACGGCTATGCCGGCCTCTCTGACACGGCTCTCTATGTAATCGGTGGTCTGTTGAAGCATACGCCTTCCCTGCTGGCCTTTACCAGCCCCACCACCAACAGCTACAAGAGGCTGGTGCCGGGCTTCGAGGCCCCGGTGAACCTGGCCTACTCCAGCCGCAACCGCAGCGCCGCAGTGCGCATTCCCATGTATTCTCCCTCTGCCAAGGCCAAGAGAGTGGAGTTTCGCTGTCCAGATCCCAGCTGCAATCCGTATCTGGCCTTCTCAGCCATGTTGATGGCTGCCATCGACGGCATCCAGAACAAGATCCACCCCGGGGAACCCCTAGACAAGGACATCTATGATCTGCCCCCCGAGGAGCTTGCCAAAGTGCCCCAGACCCCCGGCTCTTTGCGCGAGGCCCTCGAGGCTCTCGAAGCAGACCACGACTATCTGCTCAAGGGGGATGTCTTCACTGCCGACGTGATCGACACCTGGATTGCCTACAAGATGGAAAACGAGGTGCAGGCACTGGATCTGCGTCCCCATCCCTGGGAGTTCGCCATGTATTACGACATCTAG